Proteins encoded in a region of the Halioglobus maricola genome:
- a CDS encoding TonB-dependent receptor, protein MSASCRIKKLVLATAIASTAGIAQAQQLEEIIVTAQKRAESLQDVPISVTAMQGEKLQDAGIPNMAALADYVPNLHIASASVNTNIYMRGIGSGNNQAFEQSVGMYIDGIYMGRGRQYRAGFLDVERVEVLRGPQGTLFGKNTVAGAVNITSRSASPEDEFNGEISAALESNDGQIYEGFISGALTDTFAARLAFKYRETDGYVENNFLDDDEGQIEEASYRVSLTWLPTDNLDIGFKYTNTDFERTGAPSATQLYLDPESRAELFPNLGQFGVLGYLLTDVFYPEMAEEAKKDYATYKDNGYGQSQADGIGIGINPDSNDEEFNTYALNIDYDMGNLTLTSVTGYTDYQYIDGVDVDWLPLQFIHRDDDQEFDQFSQELRITSPGGEFFDYVAGAYYEQSELEFDRRVAIDANMDGLVPELLGIPSALLIATAGAYGAEQIGRNHYYNLDSESWAMFGQGTFNLSDTLRLTVGLRYTEEEKEVVSQQTLSDSITGMDVASDNYFLAAIQAGEFNTYAYNFKDDRKTDSWIPSVNLQWDVTDDSMLYASFSQGFKSGGFTSADDGEPGGVPQGTLPCAPNPDGTITIEDCYDATIPNDDFEFDDETVDALEIGGKHTLLDGGMTLNWAAFYTVYDDLQTSIFKGVGFQVKNAASSEVYGIEIDALWQATDNLRLGGNFAWLDATYDDFKDAPCTAIQLDVDEFCGSADGVTNNDLSGAPTTYASDYSAALFADYIYTMNQDMELFVGADVNYRDDFNSAGDNDPLDVIDAYTKVNMRFGVRGEKWEIMFYGRNVFDEANLAQGFDTPTLSGSHTYFMEEGEIWGGRLKYAF, encoded by the coding sequence AGCTACTGCTATTGCCAGCACCGCTGGCATCGCCCAGGCTCAGCAACTCGAAGAGATCATCGTAACCGCACAGAAACGCGCTGAGAGCCTTCAAGACGTACCTATTTCAGTCACCGCCATGCAAGGCGAAAAGCTGCAGGATGCCGGCATTCCCAATATGGCCGCCCTGGCGGACTACGTTCCAAATCTGCACATTGCAAGCGCTTCGGTGAACACCAATATCTACATGCGAGGCATTGGCTCGGGTAACAACCAGGCATTTGAACAATCGGTGGGTATGTATATTGATGGTATCTACATGGGTCGAGGCAGGCAGTATCGTGCTGGTTTCCTTGACGTAGAACGAGTGGAAGTACTGCGTGGCCCACAGGGCACCCTGTTCGGAAAAAACACGGTTGCCGGCGCCGTCAACATCACCTCACGCTCGGCGTCACCTGAAGATGAGTTCAACGGTGAAATATCGGCCGCTCTCGAGTCCAATGATGGCCAGATTTATGAAGGCTTTATCAGTGGCGCGCTAACAGATACATTTGCTGCACGTCTTGCCTTCAAATATCGCGAGACCGATGGCTACGTAGAGAATAACTTCCTCGACGACGATGAAGGCCAGATAGAAGAAGCATCCTATCGGGTGAGCCTCACCTGGTTGCCAACAGACAATCTCGACATTGGTTTCAAGTACACCAATACCGACTTCGAGCGCACTGGCGCGCCCTCTGCTACACAGCTTTATCTCGACCCTGAGAGCCGCGCAGAACTGTTCCCTAATCTGGGCCAGTTCGGTGTTCTGGGTTATTTGCTGACAGATGTTTTCTATCCCGAAATGGCAGAAGAAGCCAAAAAGGACTACGCCACCTACAAGGATAATGGCTATGGCCAGAGTCAGGCCGATGGCATAGGTATCGGTATCAACCCGGACTCCAATGACGAGGAATTCAATACCTACGCCCTGAATATTGATTACGACATGGGCAACCTTACCCTGACCTCCGTTACCGGCTACACAGATTACCAATACATAGACGGCGTAGATGTCGACTGGCTGCCGCTGCAGTTTATCCACAGAGACGACGATCAGGAATTCGATCAGTTCAGCCAGGAGCTTCGCATCACTTCACCCGGCGGTGAGTTCTTCGACTACGTAGCCGGCGCCTACTACGAGCAAAGCGAACTGGAGTTTGACCGCAGAGTTGCCATCGATGCCAATATGGACGGGCTGGTACCAGAACTCCTGGGCATCCCCAGTGCGCTACTGATAGCAACCGCCGGCGCTTACGGTGCTGAGCAGATCGGAAGAAATCACTATTACAATCTGGATTCAGAATCCTGGGCGATGTTTGGCCAAGGCACCTTCAACCTGTCCGATACGCTGCGCCTGACCGTCGGTCTGCGTTACACGGAAGAAGAAAAAGAAGTTGTTAGTCAGCAAACTTTGAGCGACTCCATTACAGGTATGGATGTCGCGAGCGACAACTACTTCCTGGCCGCGATTCAAGCTGGGGAGTTCAACACCTACGCCTATAACTTCAAAGACGACCGTAAAACTGACAGCTGGATTCCGTCGGTTAACTTACAGTGGGACGTAACAGACGACAGCATGCTATACGCAAGCTTTTCACAGGGCTTCAAGAGTGGCGGCTTCACTTCAGCTGATGACGGTGAGCCGGGCGGCGTACCCCAGGGCACGCTTCCCTGCGCTCCCAATCCTGACGGCACGATCACGATTGAAGACTGCTACGACGCAACAATACCCAACGATGACTTCGAGTTTGACGATGAAACCGTGGACGCGCTGGAAATCGGTGGTAAGCACACCCTGCTCGACGGCGGTATGACCTTGAACTGGGCAGCGTTCTATACAGTATACGACGATCTGCAAACCTCCATCTTCAAGGGCGTTGGTTTCCAGGTAAAGAATGCCGCCAGCTCCGAGGTATACGGCATCGAGATCGATGCGCTGTGGCAGGCCACGGATAACCTACGGCTCGGAGGCAACTTCGCCTGGCTGGATGCCACCTACGACGATTTCAAAGATGCACCCTGTACCGCTATCCAATTGGATGTGGATGAGTTTTGTGGCTCAGCAGACGGCGTGACCAACAATGATCTCTCTGGCGCTCCCACGACCTATGCCTCGGATTACAGTGCGGCGTTGTTCGCCGATTATATCTACACGATGAACCAGGATATGGAGCTGTTCGTTGGCGCTGATGTCAATTATCGCGATGACTTCAACTCCGCGGGCGACAATGATCCGCTTGATGTGATTGACGCCTACACCAAGGTCAACATGCGGTTCGGCGTACGCGGCGAAAAATGGGAAATCATGTTCTACGGGCGGAACGTCTTTGATGAGGCGAACCTGGCACAGGGCTTTGATACTCCCACTCTCTCTGGCTCTCACACCTACTTCATGGAAGAGGGTGAGATCTGGGGTGGCCGCTTGAAGTACGCTTTCTAA